The following are encoded together in the Lagopus muta isolate bLagMut1 chromosome Z, bLagMut1 primary, whole genome shotgun sequence genome:
- the LOC125687052 gene encoding monocarboxylate transporter 2-like codes for MQTKDISPPDGGYGWVVVVSAFIVMGLTAAVLKTFGLFFVEIQEHFDELASTISWITSITIATFHLGAPVASSLCVKYTHRAVVITGGLLAFSGMALGCLGLNMIWMYATTGFLQGLGISFSWTPAISIVSHYFSKKRALANAIASAGECVFAFTFGPFFQWLIGQYGWKGALLIIGGTQLNICVCGILMRPLTSSFHPEVSHPEPTPGSGASKTDKEGKSIITHRTFNWMLLRRAEFVLYAMFGILAAMSFFVPPLFLVPLSYSLGIETIHLLTMTITLISTSLMLLPLANNYLSLAIFTGFYGFFFGTTVAVHITVLAEVVGMSDFDSALGLFMLIRSTGGFLGPPLAGLIVDMAGDYRAGFYMAGATLILAAVFLVVLDQFQQRSEKGNHTSTKSEKLSLPYTSFHFLKLQKRRYQDHDVAV; via the exons atgcagaccAAAGACATCAGTCCACCAGATGGTGGCTATGGATGGGTTGTGGTGGTGTCAGCCTTCATAGTGATGggcctcactgctgctgtcctcaAGACTTTTGGTCTCTTCTTTGTTGAAATCCAGGAGCACTTTGATGAGCTTGCAAGCACCATTTCTTGGATCACATCGATAACTATTGCCACCTTTCATTTAGGAG CCCCCGTTGCCAGCTCACTATGTGTAAAATACACCCACCGTGCTGTTGTGATCACTGGAGGACTCCTTGCATTTTCAGGAATGGCCCTGGGATGTCTTGGGCTCAACATGATCTGGATGTATGCAACAACTGGCTTCCTACAAG GACTTGGGATTTCCTTTTCATGGACACCAGCCATCAGCATTGTCAGCCattatttttccaagaaaagagCTCTGGCCAATGCTATTGCCAGTGCTGGAGAATGTGTGTTTGCGTTTACATTTGGGCCATTTTTCCAGTGGCTGATTGGTCAGTATGGATGGAAAGGTGCCCTCTTGATCATAGGTGGCACCCAACTCAACATCTGTGTCTGTGGAATACTGATGCGGCCCCTGACAAGCAGCTTCCACCCTGAGGTGAGCCATCCTGAACCAACACCTGGCAGTGGTGCATCTAAGACAGACAAAGAAGGGAAGTCTATCATCACACACAGAACCTTCAACTGGATGCTTCTGAGGAGGGCAGAATTTGTGCTTTACGCCATGTTTGGCATACTAGCTGCAATGAGTTTCTTTGTTCCTCCGTTATTTTTAGTTCCACTGAGCTACAGCCTGGGAATAG AAACTATTCACTTACTGACAATGACAATCACCTTGATCAGTACTTCTTTGATGCTTCTGCCACTGGCTAACAACTACCTGTCCTTGGCAATATTCACTGGCTTCTATGGATTCTTCTTTGGCACAACAGTTGCTGTTCACATTACAGTGCTAGCAGAAGTTGTGGGCATGTCAGATTTTGACAGTGCTTTAGGGCTTTTCATGCTTATTCGAAGCACTGGAGGATTTCTGGGGCCTCCTCTTGCTG GTCTGATTGTGGACATGGCTGGAGACTACAGAGCAGGCTTCTACATGGCAGGAGCCACTCTCATCCTAGCAGCTGTATTTTTAGTTGTTTTAGATCAATTTcaacaaagaagtgaaaaaggaaaCCATACGAGTACTAAATCAGAAAAATTATCATTACCTTACACTTCCTTCCATTTTctgaaacttcagaaaagaaggTACCAAGACCATGATGTAGCGGTGTGA